In a single window of the Cumulibacter soli genome:
- a CDS encoding FdhF/YdeP family oxidoreductase, whose amino-acid sequence MGEEPLKIGKRKTSAVGIPGVAHAMQHVLREMGPVRGAKGLLNLNQVGGFDCMSCAWPDPDAGERSHAEFCENGAKALASEATRKRITPEFFAEHSISELAQYDDYWLNRQGRLTEPMIKEPGEDHYRPISWDAALSRIADQIRALPDPNRAAFYTSGRTSNEAAFLYQLMVRGIGTNNLPDCSNMCHESSGEALGQTIGIGKGSVTLHDVHTAQLIIIAGQNAGTNHPRMLTALEKAKRSGAVIVAVNPLPEAGLTRYRNPQTVRGIAGRGTVLADHHLQIKLGGDLALFQGLGKVLDEAERAGRRTLGMSSVFDHDFIERYTDGIEQYLENLRSTSWTAIEQASGLSESEIRVIGELLLASNRTIVAWAMGLTQHRHAVPTIKEIVNVVLLQGNLGREGAGLLPVRGHSNVQGDRTMGIFEKMPEPFLDRLDAEFSFTSPREHGYDTVNTIRAMRDGKVDLFMAMGGNFLKASPDTAVTEAALRSCAMTVQVSTKLNHSHLAPGSTALILPTLGRSDADRQASGLQRVTVEDSMSMVHASQGRLTPPKGDLLSEVAIVARLSAKLFDDSAGSAIAGAPVADWSGLEADYAKIREHISRVVPGFTDYEERVAEPGGFKLPHGPHDVRTFTTSSSKASFTTSELWWPEVPEGRLLLQTLRSHDQYNTTVYGNEDRYRGIHGGRKVVLVNLDDLRALGFADGDVVNLVSEFRDGIERRADGFRVVAYDTARGCAAAYFPETNMLVPLDSTAIDSNTPTSKSIVIRLEPAA is encoded by the coding sequence ATGGGCGAGGAACCACTGAAAATTGGTAAGCGCAAGACCAGCGCGGTCGGCATACCAGGCGTCGCGCATGCGATGCAGCACGTACTGCGTGAGATGGGGCCGGTGCGCGGGGCGAAGGGGTTGCTGAACCTCAACCAGGTCGGCGGATTCGACTGTATGAGTTGCGCCTGGCCAGATCCGGATGCCGGTGAACGAAGCCACGCCGAGTTCTGCGAGAACGGCGCTAAAGCCCTCGCTAGCGAAGCGACCCGCAAGCGGATTACTCCCGAGTTCTTCGCCGAGCACAGCATCAGTGAACTTGCGCAGTACGACGACTATTGGCTCAATCGGCAGGGACGCCTCACTGAGCCGATGATCAAGGAGCCGGGTGAGGACCACTATCGCCCAATCTCCTGGGATGCGGCCCTTAGCCGGATCGCCGACCAGATTCGCGCCCTACCGGATCCGAACCGCGCCGCCTTTTACACGTCCGGTCGTACGTCGAACGAAGCGGCCTTCCTGTACCAGCTGATGGTGCGCGGTATCGGTACCAATAATCTGCCGGACTGCTCCAACATGTGCCACGAGTCCTCAGGCGAGGCGCTGGGACAGACCATCGGCATCGGGAAAGGGTCGGTGACCCTGCACGACGTGCATACCGCGCAACTAATCATTATCGCTGGACAGAATGCGGGCACGAACCATCCGAGGATGCTCACTGCCTTGGAGAAGGCAAAGCGTTCGGGTGCGGTGATCGTCGCCGTTAACCCACTGCCGGAAGCGGGTCTGACTCGCTATCGCAATCCGCAAACGGTCCGCGGTATCGCCGGGCGAGGCACCGTACTTGCCGATCACCACCTGCAGATCAAGCTCGGTGGTGATCTCGCGCTATTCCAGGGATTGGGGAAAGTCCTGGACGAGGCCGAGCGCGCCGGACGCCGTACCCTCGGCATGAGCAGCGTTTTCGATCACGATTTCATCGAGCGCTACACCGACGGAATCGAGCAATATCTGGAGAACTTGCGATCGACGTCCTGGACGGCGATCGAGCAGGCGTCCGGGCTGAGCGAGTCCGAGATTCGCGTCATCGGTGAACTGTTGCTCGCCTCGAACCGCACGATAGTTGCGTGGGCGATGGGGCTGACCCAACACCGTCACGCCGTACCGACGATCAAAGAAATCGTGAACGTCGTGCTGCTACAGGGAAACCTGGGCCGAGAGGGTGCCGGGCTGTTGCCGGTGCGTGGACATTCCAACGTCCAGGGCGATCGGACGATGGGCATTTTCGAGAAGATGCCCGAGCCCTTCCTGGATCGGCTGGACGCCGAGTTCTCCTTCACCAGTCCGCGCGAGCACGGCTACGACACCGTGAACACGATCCGCGCGATGCGCGACGGCAAGGTCGACCTCTTCATGGCGATGGGCGGCAACTTCCTCAAGGCCTCACCGGACACCGCGGTGACTGAAGCAGCGCTGCGATCTTGTGCTATGACCGTGCAGGTGTCGACGAAGCTGAATCATTCGCATCTTGCGCCGGGCAGTACGGCGCTGATTCTGCCGACCTTGGGACGATCCGATGCCGATCGGCAGGCCTCGGGGCTCCAGCGCGTCACCGTCGAAGATTCCATGTCCATGGTGCATGCATCTCAAGGGCGGCTGACCCCTCCGAAGGGTGACTTGCTGTCGGAGGTCGCGATCGTCGCTCGGCTCTCCGCGAAACTCTTCGACGATTCCGCGGGAAGCGCGATCGCCGGAGCGCCGGTAGCGGACTGGTCGGGGCTGGAAGCCGATTATGCAAAGATTCGCGAGCACATCTCGCGGGTCGTCCCGGGGTTTACCGACTACGAGGAGCGAGTCGCCGAGCCCGGCGGTTTCAAACTGCCGCACGGCCCGCACGACGTTCGGACCTTCACTACGTCGTCCTCGAAGGCGAGCTTCACGACGAGTGAGCTGTGGTGGCCCGAGGTGCCGGAGGGGCGGTTACTCCTGCAGACGTTGCGTTCGCACGATCAGTACAACACGACTGTGTATGGGAACGAGGATCGATATCGGGGAATTCACGGCGGCCGTAAGGTAGTGCTGGTGAACCTTGATGACCTGAGAGCGTTGGGATTCGCCGACGGCGATGTCGTCAACCTGGTTTCGGAGTTCCGTGACGGTATAGAACGGCGGGCCGACGGGTTTCGTGTCGTCGCGTACGACACTGCTCGGGGGTGCGCGGCGGCGTACTTCCCGGAGACGAACATGCTGGTTCCGCTGGATTCCACGGCCATCGACTCCAATACGCCGACCAGTAAGTCGATCGTCATTCGACTCGAGCCCGCCGCATAA
- the fdhD gene encoding formate dehydrogenase accessory sulfurtransferase FdhD, whose translation MARVTKPWRVMRLGAGVPARERPDVLAGEEPLEIRIDGEPFTVTMRTPGSDFELVSGFLVGEGVITRREQIRTMDYRSGIGADGYRDYNVIDVKLADGAAPPAASQQRQVYTSSSCGVCGTASIETVQKESAYPVAGDLGAVTLAELLALPGRLQEKQKVFGKTGGVHAAGLLVDGNLACVREDVGRHNAVDKVIGWGLLDGRLPLTGSVLQVSSRASFELVQKCAMAGIPVLSAVSAPSALAVELAADVGVTVIGFNRGDALNVYTRGDRVIE comes from the coding sequence ATGGCACGCGTGACGAAGCCGTGGCGGGTAATGCGCCTCGGCGCGGGCGTACCCGCTCGCGAACGCCCCGACGTCCTCGCCGGTGAGGAACCGCTCGAGATCCGGATCGACGGCGAACCGTTCACTGTCACTATGCGCACCCCTGGCAGCGATTTCGAACTCGTCTCGGGGTTCCTCGTCGGAGAAGGGGTCATCACGCGGCGCGAGCAAATCCGGACTATGGACTACCGCTCCGGGATTGGCGCCGACGGCTACCGCGACTACAACGTGATCGACGTGAAGCTGGCGGACGGTGCCGCACCGCCCGCCGCCTCGCAGCAGCGGCAGGTCTACACCTCCAGCAGTTGCGGCGTGTGCGGTACGGCGTCGATCGAAACGGTGCAGAAGGAATCTGCCTATCCCGTCGCTGGCGATCTTGGCGCTGTGACTCTCGCGGAATTACTCGCCCTACCGGGGCGGCTCCAGGAGAAGCAGAAGGTGTTCGGCAAGACCGGTGGGGTGCACGCCGCGGGTCTGCTGGTGGACGGGAACCTGGCCTGCGTGCGCGAGGACGTCGGCCGCCACAACGCCGTCGACAAGGTGATCGGGTGGGGGCTACTCGATGGCCGCTTGCCACTGACCGGCTCGGTGCTGCAGGTGTCGAGTCGGGCCTCGTTCGAACTCGTACAAAAATGCGCCATGGCCGGGATCCCGGTGCTGTCGGCGGTGTCTGCACCGTCAGCACTGGCCGTCGAACTCGCGGCGGATGTCGGCGTGACCGTGATCGGCTTCAACCGCGGTGACGCATTGAACGTCTATACCCGCGGCGACCGCGTCATCGAGTGA